TGATAACGGGATGCTCGAAGCATTCCAAGGAGATTGTAGACTGCCTGGTGAGGAATGAGGACGGAAGAAAAGTGAATATTGTCGCAGTAAACATGGACGGAAACAAATTATTACGACATGGAACGACATATCAGTATATAGCCCCTCCGATTACGGATCCGGGCTATATTCCGTTTTTGAAGAAAGTCTGCAAGGAAACTCACACGGATATTATAATTCCGTATATTACAGCAGAATTGGAGCTTATGGCAGGGCATAAAGAAGAGTTCGGACGGATGGGAGTAAAAGTGTCTGTAGCGAGTAAAGAATCCCTGGCGATCCTGAACAATAAAGAGAAGTTCGGGGAGAAGTTTGGATGGTATATGCCGGGGCAATGTGTTACAGATGATGTCCATACCGCAAAAGTAGTATGTGAGGCACACAAAAATAAGAAAATGAAATTGTGCTGCAAGATATCTGGGAAATGCGGAGGAACAGGGTTCTGCATCGTTGATAATGAGAAAGCATACGATATCACGCTGTTTAACCGTTGCGGAGTCAACCGCTACATATCTGATCAGGATCTATACAAGATCATAGAGAACGGGAATAGGGTGATCCTTCAGGAATACGTGGAAGGGATCGACTACAGCGTGTGCGTGCTGGCGGATCACGGAAATGTGTTGGCTATGGCTGGGTATGCTGGGTTTGATATGGAATTTGGCGCGGTAGTAAACGGACAGATCATTACCAACGAGAAGGCAT
This window of the Mediterraneibacter butyricigenes genome carries:
- a CDS encoding ATP-grasp domain-containing protein; translated protein: MRDLTVLITGCSKHSKEIVDCLVRNEDGRKVNIVAVNMDGNKLLRHGTTYQYIAPPITDPGYIPFLKKVCKETHTDIIIPYITAELELMAGHKEEFGRMGVKVSVASKESLAILNNKEKFGEKFGWYMPGQCVTDDVHTAKVVCEAHKNKKMKLCCKISGKCGGTGFCIVDNEKAYDITLFNRCGVNRYISDQDLYKIIENGNRVILQEYVEGIDYSVCVLADHGNVLAMAGYAGFDMEFGAVVNGQIITNEKAFEIARMIVKELGVDGNACFDFILEGVTGEMLKSMTVESGMRTMQTAPVKLLECNPRINASIGFCWHAGMNLVYLRCKQLLGELDTPDLIISHRHLQEGLRMQKYYESEYYI